A region from the Aegilops tauschii subsp. strangulata cultivar AL8/78 chromosome 5, Aet v6.0, whole genome shotgun sequence genome encodes:
- the LOC141022666 gene encoding uncharacterized protein produces MCLRLDEDGGHLFLKCKKVKALWRERCLEDIRVALCECKSPKEVLGQIWTLPQDKQVHVVSLLWDWWTARNKVNAGEKALSIAETSAFITKHLMDFSQDQNTTVSLAPVDPDAHVWKPPKQNFIKINFDAAFLQDTGSGAWGFIARDEAGSFIAAAAGKLDHVQNALQAEALACLKAIEGAADLGAYRIAFESDCQVLVGALKSRYYDNSYIGILLREARSLCYTSFEVSDFLFCRRTCNTAAHLLAQFGLKASVPFTIWADGAPDCVAGVVTSESARSQV; encoded by the coding sequence ATGTGCCTGCGCTTGGATGAAGATGGTGGTCACCTGTTTCTTAAGTGCAAGAAGGTGAAAGCCCTGTGGCGGGAAAGATGCCTGGAAGATATTCGGGTAGCCCTATGTGAATGCAAGAGCCCAAAGGAGGTCCTCGGACAGATCTGGACGCTTCCCCAGGATAAACAGGTGCATGTGGTCTCTCTCCTGTGGGACTGGTGGACAGCAAGAAACAAGGTAAACGCTGGTGAAAAGGCACTATCAATTGCTGAAACTAGTGCTTTTATTACCAAGCATTTGATGGATTTCTCCCAGGATCAAAATACTACAGTTTCTCTTGCTCCTGTTGATCCTGATGCTCATGTTTGGAAGCCGCCTAAGCAAAATTTCATCAAAATAAATTTTGATGCAGCTTTCCTTCAGGACACAGGCTCCGGTGCATGGGGCTTCATTGCGCGGGATGAGGCGGGCTCTTTCATTGCTGCAGCAGCAGGCAAACTTGATCATGTCCAAAACGCTCTTCAGGCTGAAGCTTTGGCTTGTCTCAAGGCGATCGAGGGGGCTGCTGACCTGGGAGCTTATAGGATTGCGTTTGAATCAGACTGTCAGGTTTTGGTGGGGGCGCTGAAGTCAAGATATTATGATAATTCCTACATTGGCATCCTCCTGCGTGAGGCTCGTAGTTTATGCTATACCTCTTTTGAGGTCTCAGACTTCTTATTCTGTAGGAGAACCTGTAATACTGCTGCACATTTGTTGGCGCAGTTTGGTCTGAAGGCGTCGGTGCCTTTCACCATTTGGGCAGATGGTGCCCCTGACTGTGTTGCTGGTGTGGTGACTAGCGAAAGTGCTAGGAGCCAAGTATGA